The Argentina anserina chromosome 3, drPotAnse1.1, whole genome shotgun sequence genome includes a region encoding these proteins:
- the LOC126787798 gene encoding protein STRICTOSIDINE SYNTHASE-LIKE 10-like: protein MTVRSSFMIFSFFLFTIASPISQVEALSLDGFEHHVIPIPVVVPESAAFDCSAAAYVGIADGRMFKWLGSQYGSGEFATTSPSRPRGLCDQDNDPTCGRPLGLRFDHTTCELYMRDFFNLFPVDKLRRDFSFANSVAVSLDGNFVLVTQTTSKNIMRYWLRGPRTGQSEIFAATQGFPDNIIRKINGEFLLVNIR, encoded by the coding sequence ATGACTGTGAGATCAAGTTTCATGATTTTCTCCTTCTTTTTGTTCACAATAGCCTCACCTATATCTCAAGTAGAAGCTCTTTCACTTGATGGTTTTGAGCACCATGTAATTCCCATTCCAGTAGTTGTCCCTGAGAGTGCAGCGTTTGATTGTAGCGCAGCTGCCTATGTTGGGATTGCAGACGGCAGGATGTTCAAATGGCTGGGGAGCCAATATGGATCTGGCGAGTTTGCTACAACCTCCCCATCTAGGCCAAGAGGCTTGTGTGACCAAGACAATGACCCAACTTGTGGAAGACCTCTAGGCCTCAGGTTCGACCACACCACATGCGAGCTTTACATGAGAGATTTTTTCAACCTATTTCCAGTGGACAAGTTGCGCCGTGATTTTTCATTTGCAAATAGTGTAGCTGTGAGTCTAGATGGTAATTTTGTTCTAGTGACCCAAACTACAAGCAAGAACATTATGAGGTATTGGCTTCGAGGACCTAGAACAGGTCAATCTGAAATTTTTGCAGCAACGCAAGGGTTCCCGGACAATATTATAAGGAAGATAAATGGTGAATTTCTTTTGGTGAATATAAGGTGA
- the LOC126787796 gene encoding F-box/FBD/LRR-repeat protein At5g56420-like: protein MASESKHQEEADEDRISILPDDVLCHILSLLDTHEAVHTTILSKRWNNFWTSLPNLKLCDRYFPKSHSQQKHKSESDPFMTFVDHVMRLRDSKDIRKFSLSCMHRELQFMPKDAYRIHCWIGAAIEHNIVELDISLVGCNGMNFPLPHSLYTCTTLVVLKLESNCISYDPPITGCFPRLKLLVVSFTNPDSPDSVRRLFSCCPVLEDLAIYGYPGRDNLAVTISASELKTLKIHLGCNEYYLSDPAYTFIIDAPKLENFSLKDPWFRSNYQFENGNSVLKANIVLNDSEEDDPKDFADRTSALLGRISNVEQLYFSAAFLEDFHMSTLESLHHLELSLGGCNYWDLLVEFLKKSPNLNHLVLINSGCEPNFKDEVERNLVTPAVSPNCLLSSLETISIKQFKGQRDEMEVAEYLLKNGEVLNKMKIYIMNPRYSGVHTKEELSNTLLRYEKGSKTCQVEVIYDENWTKYTNVILFSDMGKSGEECQWPSNVRLIKVVK, encoded by the exons ATGGCTTCAGAGTCAAAGCACCAAGAAGAAGCGGATGAAGATAGGATCAGCATACTGCCAGATGATGTTCTTTGTCACATTCTATCATTACTTGATACACATGAAGCGGTGCATACAACTATCCTATCAAAAAGATGGAACAACTTCTGGACTTCACTCCCTAATCTGAAATTATGTGATAGATATTTCCCTAAGTCACATTCGCAGCAGAAGCACAAGTCTGAATCTGATCCTTTTATGACGTTTGTTGATCATGTTATGCGTCTTCGTGACTCAAAAGACATTCGAAAATTCTCTCTTTCTTGTATGCATAGGGAACTTCAATTTATGCCTAAGGATGCATATCGTATTCATTGCTGGATTGGTGCTGCCATTGAGCATAACATTGTTGAACTTGATATTTCTCTTGTGGGGTGCAATGGAATGAATTTTCCTCTGCCTCACAGCCTTTACACCTGCACTACGCTCGTTGTTTTGAAGTTGGAATCAAATTGTATTTCCTATGATCCTCCCATCACAGGGTGTTTTCCGAGGCTTAAGTTGCTTGTTGTTTCATTTACGAATCCTGATAGTCCTGACTCAGTTAGGAGACTCTTTTCTTGTTGCCCTGTACTCGAAGATCTTGCTATATATGGATATCCTGGAAGAGATAATTTGGCTGTTACTATCTCTGCATCTGAATTGAAGACATTGAAGATACATTTGGGCTGCAATGAATATTATTTGAGTGACCCTGCATACACATTTATTATTGATGCCCCAAAGCTGGAAAACTTCAGTCTCAAGGATCCGTGGTTTCGTTCTAATTATCAGTTTGAGAATGGAAATTCTGTACTCAAAGCTAATATTGTACTCAACGACTCAGAGGAGGATGATCCTAAAGACTTTGCTGATCGTACAAGTGCCTTGCTAGGAAGAATTTCCAATGTTGAACAATTGTACTTTTCAGCTGCATTTCTGGAG GATTTTCATATGTCTACTTTGGAATCTCTGCATCATTTGGAGCTGAGTCTTGGTGGTTGCAATTACTGGGATTTGCTAGTAGAGTTTCTCAAGAAATCTCCAAATCTGAACCATCTCGTCTTAATAAATAGT GGCTGTGAACCAAATTTTAAAGATGAGGTTGAAAGAAATCTGGTCACTCCAGCAGTGTCACCAAACTGTTTGCTTTCATCCCTAGAGACTATCTCTATTAAGCAATTCAAGGGACAGCGGGATGAGATGGAAGTGGCAGAATATTTGTTAAAGAACGGTGAGGTTTTGAACAAAATGAAGATCTATATTATGAATCCTAGATATTCTGGTGTGCATACAAAAGAAGAGCTATCCAATACACTTTTAAGGTATGAGAAGGGTTCGAAAACTTGTCAAGTTGAAGTTATCTATGATGAAAATTGGACAAAGTATACTAATGTTATACTCTTTAGTGATATGGGGAAATCGGGTGAAGAGTGTCAATGGCCTTCAAACGTGCGTCTTATTAAAGTTGtaaaataa